The sequence below is a genomic window from Chloroflexota bacterium.
ACGTTCGCGAGCGGAACGCCCCCATCGGGACCGGGTTGCGGATGGCCGCCGCCCGCGACGCAGGGGCGACCCGCTGGCTGGATCTGGAGCACGCGCGCGAGGTCCTGGTCGGCGACGATCCGCGACGGGCCCACAACTCAGTGCTGTTTCGGCAGCCAGTGACCACCCTGGACGCGCATCTCGCGCGCGGCCTCCGGGTGGAGGCCCTGGCAGAGATCGTGGACGGATACACGCCCGCAGTGGACGCGGACGAAGGCATCTGGGACGCCGCCGAGCTGGTCTTTGGGCCGCCCATCCTCAGGCCGCCATCGCTCCGGGACTTCTACGCCTTTGAGCAGCACGTAGGCACGATGTGGCGGCGTCGCGGCCACGACATCCCGGAGGCGTGGTACCGGCTGCCGATCTTCTACTTCGGCAACACATCCGAGATCCGCGGCCCCGGCGAGCCAGTGTGGGCCCCGCCCGGATCGACTGAGCTCGACTATGAGCTGGAGGTGGGGGCGCTGGTCGACACCGCGGCCGTCGACCTGGCAGCAGACCAGGCCGAGGAGGCCATCGGCGGCTATATGGTCCTCAACGACTGGTCGGCGCGTGACCTCCAACGCGAGGAGACGACAGTCCGACTGGGCCCGGCCAAGGGCAAGGACTTCGCCACCAGCATCGGTCCCTGGCTGGTCACCCCCGACGAGCTGACCGATGCCCGCACGAAAACGGGATACAACCTGGTCATGACGGCCGATATCAACGGGGAGGAGATCAGCCGCGGGACGTGGTCGGCGGCGCACTTTTCATTCGGCGAGATGCTGGCCCGGGCCTCGGCCGACGTGCGGCTACGGCCCGGGGACCTGATCGGCAGCGGGACCGTGGGGAGCGGCTGCCTGCTGGAGGTGAAGGACGAGCGGTTCGGGCGCTGGCTCGAGCCGGGGGACGAAGTGGTGCTGCGCATCGAGCGGCTGGGGGAGCTGCGGACGCCGATCGTCGAGCGGTCTGAACAGAGGAGCGTGTCGTGATGCAGCACATGGGTCTGCTGGCCCGGATGGCGGTGGCCGAGGGCCGCCTGGCCGCGTTCGCGGAACGTCCGCCGCCGGGCCTGACCGATGCCGACCCGGCCACCGGCGAGCGCTGGGACGTCGGCCAGGCCTGGGCCCACGTGGCGGAGTTCGTCCCCTACTGGCAGGGCGAGATCGAGCGGGTGCTCGCCGGTGCGGGCGCCGAACCGGTGCCCTTCGGGCGCACGACCGAAGATCCAGGGCGGGCGGGCGCCATCGAGGCCGGCCGCAACGAGCCTCCGACCGAGCAGATGGCCCGCCTGGCAGGCGCGTTGATGCTGCTGCGGACCTACTTGGCGCGGCTATCCGAGGCGCAGTGGTCGGCGCGCGGGCTGCATGAGCGGCGGGGCGAGATGACGGTGGCTGAGATCCTCGATCGGTTCGTCGTCAGCCACCTGGAGGAGCACGCCGACCAGCTCGAGAAGCTGGCCGCCGATTCGGCCTGATCAGTCTTCCCCGTCGTCCTCGGTCTCGCCGATCTCCATGTCGACCACCACGCACGGTTCGGGGCCGTCCACCCAGGCGCGGTGGCCGGGTCCGATGACCAGGTGATCTCCGGGCCCTGCGTCGACTTCCTCCCCCTCATCGGTCAAGTAGCGGATGCGGCCAGAGATGACGTACTCGTGGTGGGTCTCTGGACAGCTCTCCGCACCCTCGGCGTAGGGCTTGACGTGCTCGTCCCAGCTCCAGCCCGGGTTCAGGACGGATCGGGCGACCATCGAGTCGCCGATGATCGAGATGTCATACCGGCCCGCCTCGCCGAAGTCGTAGGCCTGGTCGGGGGTGTCCAGGCTTTTGACGGTGATGGCCATCTGGTGCTCCAGACCGATAGGGATTACGTTGGCCGCACGGTACCCCCTCAGGCCAGCCCAGGGTCAGCCTTGGGCGGCGAAATCCCGCTCACCGCGACGAGGAAACGCCAATGCAGACCATCGGCATCGTGCTGAATGTCGGCGAGGACCAATCGGAGGAGTTTGAACGCGGGTTTCGAGCCATGGAAGCGCCGATCTGGCAGGACCTGCATGCACGCGGGCTCCTGGTGATGGCGACCTTGAGCCGTCTCGATGTCAGCACCAAGAAGGTCGCCGGCGCGGCACAGTACCTGGTGGTCGCCATCTTCGCCACCGATGAAGGTCACCACGTTCACGACAGCGATCCCCGCTTCGAAGCCTGGAACCAACAGGCCGACGCATACCAGACCGATGAGCCGTACGTGTTCGGAGGCGACACCATCGTCAACGTCGGCCCTTGAGCTGGGCTGCCCGAATCCTGTCGGGGAACGCGCATCGGTAGATCGTGGTGGCGGGCGGGAGTAGCTCAGTTGGCCCGAGCCGGCGCGACGCAGATCTTGGCGGAGGCGGCGAACTGCGATATCGTCTGCGCGAACTGTCACCGCTCCCGGACCCTCGCCAGGCGCACGGGAGTGTCAGCGCGGGAGTAGCTCAGCTGGCAGAGCGCGACCCTTCCAAGGTCGATGTCGCGGGTTCGATCCCCGTCTCCCGCTCACCTCTCATGTGGCCCGACGCCTTTGCTCGGTCAGGACGACGACTGCATGTCCCAATTCAGGGTTGATCGCGAACACGGGCTGGTCTCCGGTGGCATCCAGACCGGTGTGCCCAACCGTGGGAGGCTCGCCCCCTCTCCTGGGAAGATCATGAATCCGTACCCGCTTCGCCGCCCGAGGGAGATGAGGCCAGGTGCGGTCCGGAGCACTAGCAACGGGCGCGCCTGCCGCGCATACTGTGGGGGCGTTCGTTCATCCGGCGAATGGCCACAACCAACGGTCGAGCAGAAAAGAGAGATCCCCCGATGATCAAGGCTCCTCGTGGAGGCAGGCTCGCCATGGGCCTGGTCTTGGTGTTGATCGCCGCCTTCCCCAGCGCAGCGGCCGCCGACCATTCCTGGGGCAGCTACCACTGGGCGAGGACGAGCAATTCATTTACGCTGCTCGTGGGCTACAACGTCTCGACTACTTGGGACCAGTACCTCGACGAGGCCATCGTCGACTGGAATGAATCGACGGTCCTCCAGCTGGCAGAAACAGCTGGCCGGGCGAGGGGGAAGAACTGCCGGCCGACCGCAGGACGGATCGAGGCCTGCAGCGCCAGCTATGGCTCCACCGGCTGGCTCGGCGTGGCACAGATCTGGGTGCGCGGAAGCCACATCACGCAGGCCACCACCAGGGTCAACGACACCTATTTCAACACCGCGACCTACAACTCCCCGGCTTGGCGTCGCTTGGTGATGTGCCAGGAGATCGCGCACGACTTCGGGCTCGACCACCAGGACGAGATCTTCAACAACCCGAACCTGGGGTCGTGCATGGACTACACCAACGATCCCGATGGCGGCGCCGGTGGTGCCTCGCCAACCGATCTGTCCAACGAGCACCCCAACCTGCACGACTACGAGCAGCTCGAGACTATTTACGAGCACTTCGACAGCACCTCGACAGTGGGGCAGGTTGCGGCGGCCGGGGAGCCGGGGAACGCTCCCGCCTCGTGGGGCCAACTCGTTCGCGGCTCGCAAGCGTCTGGGGTCAGCCTCTATGTGCTGGACCTCGGAAACGGCCAGCGGGTCTACACCCACGTCATCTGGGCGCGCTGAGCGGTCCGCAGCCCCGGCGGTGGCCGCCAGCCGTGCGGTGAGGACCTCCTAGGCGACTACTAGCCGGTCGGCGAGGCCCTCGTGACCACACGATAACTGGACGCGTTTCGCTCGAGCTCCCCACGCTCCCTGCCACAGCGCTCAGACGTCGCGGCCTTCCAAGCTGAATGTCGCGGGTTCGATCCCCGTCTCCCGCTCCAATGCCTAGGTGTCCGGTGGAGGTTCGGTGGCGGCAGGCGCAGCCTCGTCGTCCGGCGTCGGCACGTCCGCGGGCTTCCGGGTCGCCGCTTCTTGAGCCTTCAGCCGCGCGAGCAGGTCCTCGCGGCGACGATCCGCCTGTTCTCGCGCCACGGCCTCGTCTTGTTCTCGGATGCGCGTGCGTTTCACGACACCGAGTGTAATCGGAGGCGAACGTTGATCACCGTGAGCTGCGAACCGGACGGCGATGATTGGCGTTGCAGCGTGACTATCGGGGACGATCCGGCCATTACCCGGCACCAGGTGGCGGTCTCTGGCGAAGATCTCGTTCGGCTCGCGCCGGCAGGAACCAGCGTGGAACAATTGGTAGAGGCCTCCTTCGCCTTCCTGCTCGAGCGAGAGCCGCGAGAGTCGATTCTCCGCAGCTTCGACCTTCCGGAGATCTCCCGCTACTTCCCCGAGTACGAGCGCGAGATCCGGAGGCGACTCAGCGCGTGATCGTCCCCCGTTGCCCCTTTGATGACGATCACATCCTGAGCGACGCCAGGAGGCGGAACACGGGCAAGGCTTTTGCGAAGGTATCGGCCAGCATGTCCGGCAGGTCAGGCGACAGGACTTCCTCGTCGGAGACCCGGCGGCCGAACGTCACGTCCTTGAGCTTGAGCAACGCCGCGTCGGGGTGGTCTGCCGCGTAGCCGGGTGGAGTTCGCATCAGCCGATCACCGTCGACCTCGCCGAACTCCTTCACGAATGCCCGATCGTCGATGGCGGCATGTACGCGAGGCGCGTCGGTCGCAACCGTGTTGCGCCACGCCTCCAGGAGCGGGCGCTCCGGATGCCACATCCCTCCCCCAACGTAGCCCTCGTCGGGCTCGAAGTGGAAGTACCCGCCCACGTGATGCACCGATTCGGTGCGGCTCCGAGGCAGCGCCGGTGCGCCGTCCGGCGCCCACGGAAAGCTGGCGCTGACATGGGTCTTGTACGGCGACTTGTCCTTTGAGAAGCGGACGTCGCGGTAGATGCGGAACGGGGAGCGGACATCGGCCCGGAGCGGGAGCCCACGCGCTTCAAATCGCTCGCCCAGCGCCATGCACAGGGCCTCGAGTGGCTCCTTGAGCAGTCGCTCGTACTCGGCCTTGCGGGCCTGGAACCAGGCGCGGTCGTTGTTCAACGCCAGCTCGATCAGGAAGTGGAGGGCCTCAGGTTGGAAGCCGGCGAACGCGGTGGCCATCGGTACCTCGCAGGGCGGATCGGTCAGTAGTGGATGTGGCCCGGGATGGCGTGGAACTCCTTCCAGACCTCAACCATCTCGTCGCGCAGGAGCTCGCGCGCGGGGACGGCGCGATCGGGTCCGGGCTGGGCGATGGCATCGTAGATCGGCTTGTCGTCGAAGTCACCGAAGTCGAGGGCGTCCTGGATGGTTGAGGCGTAATAGACGGCATCGACCCGAGCCCACCATGCCGCTGCGTAGCACATGGGGCACGGCTCGCAGCTGGTGTAGACGATGGAGCCGCTCAGGTCATGGGTGCCCAGCCTCCGGCAGGCGTCGCGGATGGCCACGATCTCACCGTGACTGGTCGGGTCCTGATTGGCGAGGACCTGGTTGACGCCGGCACCCACCACCTCCCCGTCGCGGACGATAAGGCAGCCGAAGGGGCTTCCCGTCCGATCCAAGATGGCGCTTTGCCGGGCCATGGCAATCGCCTTCCGCATGAACCGCTGGTGATCGGCATCGGTCATCTGGTGGCCTCCGGGGTGTTCCGCGGAATCTACTCGACGCCGCGGGCGGCCCGTAGACTCGGCGGGCCATGCACCCGTTTCGCTTTGGGCTGACCGCCGGCTGGGTCGGGACCGGTGAGGCGTGGCTGGCCATGGCCCGTAGTGCCGAAGACTTGGGATATAGCGTGTTGCTGGTGCCGGATCACCTGACCCGTCAGCTGTCGCCGGTGCCTGCCCTGGCGGCGGCCGCGGCCGTGACGACGCGCCTGCGCATCGGCTCATACGTCTTCGCCAACGACTACCGCCACCCACTGCTGCTCGCCCGTGAGGCCGCCACCCTGGATGCGGTATCCGGAGGGCGACTGGAGTTCGGGATCGGGGCCGGCTGGCGCGTCAGCGACTATCGCCAGCTGGGGGTGGCGTACGACCCGGCCGGGCGCCGGATCGACCGCCTGGCCGAGGCGCTCGGGATCATCAAGCGCCTCTTCGCGGGCGAGACGGTCACCCACGCGGGCCCGCATTACCGAGTGGAGCGCGCCCAGCTCTCCCCGCGGCCCGTCCAGCAGCCGCGGCCCCCGATCATGCTCGGCGGCGGTGGGCCGCGCATGCTGCGCCTGGCCGCACGCGAGGCGGACATCGTGAGCTTCGTCCCTCAGTTCAACGCTGCCGGCCGCCCGATCCTGCGGCAGGCCACTGAAGGCGCCCTGGTCGAGAAGGTGGCCACCGTAAGGACGGCTGCGGGCGATCGGTTCGACCAGCTGGAACTGAACGTGTTCATCGCCGTGGCTGGGATGGTGGGCAGCCGGAGCTCGGTCGGCGCGTCCCTGGTGGCGGGTGGCATGGCCGCGGTCGTCGGAATGGTCGGCTCACCCTATGCGCTGCACGGCACGCGGGCGCGCCTGCGTGAAATCCTCGAGCGCCGCCGGGATCGGCTGGGGATCAGCTTCTACGCCATCCCCCAGCCCGCCATGGAGTCGATGGCCCCCCTGGTCGAGGACATGACCGGGCGCTAGGCGTCCAGGGCGCTCAACGGAAGCGCTCCTGCCAGAAGGTCTCCCATTCCCCTCGAGGCGACGCGGCAACCGGCGTGGTGCGGTGGCGAGCTCGCATGGACGGGAAGGCCAGCCCCGCCAGCACCATGAGCGCCGCCAGGAGACTGGCCACGAACACCGCTGGCGCTGGAACGGCCATGCCCTGGGCCGTGTCGGGCAGGTCTGCCGACTCCACTTCGCCGACCGCGAACTCGCTGAGCGAGGTCATTCCGTAGGCCGTGATGGAAGTCGGCAGCGCCGCGCCCGAGATGGGCAGGACCCAGGCGCCGTCCCATTTGGCGACCACGAATGCGGCCGTCGAGGCGCCCGAATCGACATCGGCTGGGTCAAAGGTGAAGGTCGCTGTCAACGCGTCGAAGGTGGTCCCGGCGTTGACCAGCGACCACCAGCGGTTGACGTCTCGGGCCGGGTTGATGACCGAGGAGCCGATGCTCGGGTGCTCGCCGGGGGTGGTTGAGGCCGTGATGGTGCCCGACCCGGACACGACGCCGAACAGCAGGCTGACCGGCGCATAGGTCGTCGCGTCGCCGATCTCGAACGTGGCCGCCACGCCCGCGCCGAGCGGGATCGTCTTGCGGAGCTCCCCGCTGACGTGGCCCGCGGTGCGCGCCACCGATGCGGCCGGATCAATAACCACCACCCAGACGCCCGCGTCGAGGACCCCATCGGTCAGCGTCAGGAGCGTTCCGATCGTCATCGGGGCGGTCAGGGTCGCCCCATTCGGGTTGTCCAGGGTCAGGTTGGCCAGCACCGGCAGGCTGGAGGGAATGACGATTCCCGCGCCGGTCCCCGACACGACCAGCGAGGACAGCGGATCCCCGGTCAGGTTGGTGGGCGTGCCGGCTATGGGGTTCGCGATGCCCAGGGTCTGCCCGCTGATGTCGAGTGGTCCGCTCAGGGCCAGGGTGCCGGCCACCGAGACGGCGGTCGTGACGGTGACTCCGGCGGCATTGGTCACAGTAAAGTCAAACAGACCGATGCTGGCGGCTGCGCCGCCGAGGATCTGGGGCGCCACCCCGTTCATCACCAGCAGGCCGGTACCTGGGGTGAAAGCCCCGTCGACGGTCACGTCGCCGCCGACCGTAATGGTCGTGCCCCCTCCACTCAGGGTCCCGGCAGCGATGGCCAGGTCTCCCAGCACGTTCAGGTCCTCGCCTAGCGTGGTGGTGCCTCCGTTGACAGTGAGGTCGTTGAAGCTCATGCCACCAGCGGCCAAGGTGTTTGTGCCCGCGAACACGACCAGGCTGGTTCCGGCGTCAACCGAGCCGGCGACGTGCGTCCAGCTGCCGCCGTCCATCCGGAGGGTGCCGACCAGGAAGAGCGTCCCGCCGGACTTGTCGATGACCACGTTGGGCAGGTCGCCGAGGGCCAGGGTGGCCGTCCCGGTGAAGGTCTGGTCCGTGGCGCCGTTGATCTCCAGCGTGCCGGAGCCGCCATCGAAGGTCGACAGCTGGTCGATGGACCCCGCGGCGCCGAACGTGCCGCCGTCGATCGTGCCATTGTCCAGGGTCAGCGTCCCGCCCGCAGTGGGCACGCCACCGCCCACGGTGTGGGCCCCACCGCTCATGTAGACGTTGTTCAGCGTATGGGTCCCGCTGATCGTGACCGCCGTGTCGAAGTACACGGTGCTGGTGCCAGGGTTGACCGCGCCCTGGAGCCAGGTCCACGAGGATGTGGTCATGCGGATAGTCCCGACCAGGAAGAGCGTCCCGCCCGATTTGTCGATGACGACGTTCGCCATGTCGCTTGTTGTCGTATTGGCCGCACCGGTGAAGGTCTGGTCCACGATGCCAGCGATGCGAACGATGCCTGTCTCCCCGTCAAAGGCGGCTGCCAACGCGATGTCGCCCAGGGCTGCGATGGTGCCGCCTTCCAGGTTGCCATCGGTCAGGGTCAACGTGCCGGCCACGGTCAGGGTGGTGCCGGCCGCGATGGTGATCGTGCCACCCCGGATGTCGACGTTATTCAGCGTGTGACTGCCGGTGATGGTGGTGCTGCCGCTGCCCGTGAAGATCAGGGTGCTGCCGGTCACGACCAGGCCACCGGGGGGCGCGTTGGTGAAGGTCCAGTTGCGGCCGGTGCGCAGGGTGCCGGTGATCGTCAGGACGCCGGAGGTCTTGTTGATGTCGACGTTGGGCATCGCGCCGGCGAGCGCGGTGTGGAAGCCGGTCATCGTCTGGGGCCCCAAGCCGTTGATGAGCAGGAGGGCCGTCCCACCCCCGGTGAAGCCGACCCGGGCGAAGATGTCGCCCTGGGCGGCCAGGGTGCCGGTGGCGCCGCCCTGGTTGAGGGTGCCGCTGAACAGCTCCAGGCTGCCGGTTACGGTCAGGGTCGTGCCGGCGGCAATGGTGACCGTGCCCCCCCGGATGTGGACCGTNNNNNNNNNNNNNNNNNNNNNNNNNNNNNNNNNNNNNNNNNNNNNNNNNNNNNNNNNNNNNNNNNNNNNNNNNNNNNNNNNNNNNNNNNNNNNNNNNNNNGTTGCCGGTGAACCCGGACTGGACGTCGATGTTGGCCGCGGCAGCCAGGGTCCCGCCATTGACCACGCCACCGGCGAGATTGAGCGTCCCCAGGATGTCCAGCGTGTCCCCGGCGGCAATGGTCTTGGTCCCCGACAGGAAGGAGACGTTATTGAGGGTCAGATTGGTCGGGACGTCGATCGTGACGTTGCTCGTCGAGAACGCGACCGTCCCGCTGTTGTGGACGAACGTCCCGCCCGACTGCGTGAACGCGCCGGTGACGGTAAGCGTTCCGCTGGTGCTCGTGAACGATCCGCCGCTCAGAGTGAAGGCGTTGTTGACGGTGATCGCCGCATTGCCGCCGAGAAACGTGCCGGCTGCCTGCGTGAAGGCAGCGGCGCCGACGGTCAGGGTGGTTCCGGCGCCCTGGGTGATGGTTCCGGTGTAACCAGCCATGATCAGCACGCCCTGCACCGAAACGTTGGCGGTGATCGTCGCGCTCGTCACGCTCACGAGCGGGTCGAAGACGGCCCGATCCGCCGCTCCGGGAGCGACGTTGCCGGACCAGTTGACCGGGTTGGTCCATAGGCCATCGCCGCTCCCGTTGTCCCAGGTCTGATCGACCGCCAGAACTGGCGGTGGGATGCTGGCGGTGGCGACTGCCAACACGCCGCCTAGGAGTACGGCAAACCCAAATCGGGCGACGCGTGGCACGGCTCGTCGCGAGCGCGCGATATCAGGCCCGGGTTGCTGGACTTGAGTTTGTATGGATCCGACTCCGCCTGGCAGCAATACCCCCGCAGGCCACGGATCCTCCTCCATCTCCACCCCTTAGGGCGGAGACGATCCAGGCCCGGGGGATAGCAAACCGTATTTGGTACTGAGGCCGCCATAGCCCATTTGGTGGGGCAACCCGTACCTCGTGGGAGCCTCGATCGGCTACGCCACGATTCCGCTCGCGCGCAGCGCAGCAATCTCGCCGGCACTGAAACCGGCCTGGGTCAGAATCTCGTCGGTATGCTCGCCCAGGCGGGGTGGCGGCCGTCGCACGGGAAGCTGGACGCCCTCGATCCGGATCGGCGAGGCGGGCAGCTGGACGCCATCCACGGACGTGATCCAGTCCGGCTCGACCTGCCGCATAGCCGCCACGGCCTCGCCAACGCTGTGAACCGGACTGCCGGGAACGTCGGCGGCGGTCATGGCCGCCAGCAGCTCGTCGCGGTGCCACTCGGCGATACGCGGCGCCAGCACCGCCAGCACCTCAGCTCGGCGCGGGACGCGTCCCGGGTTGGTGGCCCATGCCGCCTCCGGTTCCACGCCCAGGAGGGCGCACAGGCGTGCGAACTGAGCGTCATTCCCGACGGCCACCACCACGTGCCCGTCACGGGCCGCAAAGACCTGGTACGGCACGATGTCGGGGTGCCCGGTCCCCCATCGGCGCGGCTCCTCCCCGGTGGCCAGGTGGTACCCGAGCACATTCGTCAGCCCCGCGACGGCGGCCTCGACCAGGCTGACCGATGCCGGCGGCACCGCTGTCCTCCCGGGATCCGGATGACGACGTCCGCGCTCGCGAGCCGCCAGCCCCGCCAGCGCAGCGACCGCGGCCTCCAGGCCGGCCAGCAGGTCCAGCAGCCCGACCCCGAACTTGACGGGCTCGCCTCCTGGCGCGCCGGTGACCGCCATTTGACCACTCCATGCCTGCGCGACCAGGTCGTAAGCCGGGCGCTCGGCCAGCATCCCGGTGC
It includes:
- a CDS encoding fumarylacetoacetate hydrolase family protein; its protein translation is MRIAHVRERNAPIGTGLRMAAARDAGATRWLDLEHAREVLVGDDPRRAHNSVLFRQPVTTLDAHLARGLRVEALAEIVDGYTPAVDADEGIWDAAELVFGPPILRPPSLRDFYAFEQHVGTMWRRRGHDIPEAWYRLPIFYFGNTSEIRGPGEPVWAPPGSTELDYELEVGALVDTAAVDLAADQAEEAIGGYMVLNDWSARDLQREETTVRLGPAKGKDFATSIGPWLVTPDELTDARTKTGYNLVMTADINGEEISRGTWSAAHFSFGEMLARASADVRLRPGDLIGSGTVGSGCLLEVKDERFGRWLEPGDEVVLRIERLGELRTPIVERSEQRSVS
- a CDS encoding DinB family protein, which produces MQHMGLLARMAVAEGRLAAFAERPPPGLTDADPATGERWDVGQAWAHVAEFVPYWQGEIERVLAGAGAEPVPFGRTTEDPGRAGAIEAGRNEPPTEQMARLAGALMLLRTYLARLSEAQWSARGLHERRGEMTVAEILDRFVVSHLEEHADQLEKLAADSA
- a CDS encoding cupin — its product is MAITVKSLDTPDQAYDFGEAGRYDISIIGDSMVARSVLNPGWSWDEHVKPYAEGAESCPETHHEYVISGRIRYLTDEGEEVDAGPGDHLVIGPGHRAWVDGPEPCVVVDMEIGETEDDGED
- a CDS encoding DUF2461 domain-containing protein; the protein is MATAFAGFQPEALHFLIELALNNDRAWFQARKAEYERLLKEPLEALCMALGERFEARGLPLRADVRSPFRIYRDVRFSKDKSPYKTHVSASFPWAPDGAPALPRSRTESVHHVGGYFHFEPDEGYVGGGMWHPERPLLEAWRNTVATDAPRVHAAIDDRAFVKEFGEVDGDRLMRTPPGYAADHPDAALLKLKDVTFGRRVSDEEVLSPDLPDMLADTFAKALPVFRLLASLRM
- a CDS encoding nucleoside deaminase, giving the protein MTDADHQRFMRKAIAMARQSAILDRTGSPFGCLIVRDGEVVGAGVNQVLANQDPTSHGEIVAIRDACRRLGTHDLSGSIVYTSCEPCPMCYAAAWWARVDAVYYASTIQDALDFGDFDDKPIYDAIAQPGPDRAVPARELLRDEMVEVWKEFHAIPGHIHY
- a CDS encoding TIGR03621 family F420-dependent LLM class oxidoreductase, translated to MHPFRFGLTAGWVGTGEAWLAMARSAEDLGYSVLLVPDHLTRQLSPVPALAAAAAVTTRLRIGSYVFANDYRHPLLLAREAATLDAVSGGRLEFGIGAGWRVSDYRQLGVAYDPAGRRIDRLAEALGIIKRLFAGETVTHAGPHYRVERAQLSPRPVQQPRPPIMLGGGGPRMLRLAAREADIVSFVPQFNAAGRPILRQATEGALVEKVATVRTAAGDRFDQLELNVFIAVAGMVGSRSSVGASLVAGGMAAVVGMVGSPYALHGTRARLREILERRRDRLGISFYAIPQPAMESMAPLVEDMTGR
- a CDS encoding CoA transferase gives rise to the protein MADAPTRDPTFPLDGVIVLDCSRVLAGPHATMLLADLGADVWKLEPPSGDETRGWGPPFWGDPGDRRSAYFAAVNRNKRSLVVDLKTDAGQELLDRLAARADVLVHNYVPSVAARLGLAADRLGERHPHLVVTAIGGFPGTGMLAERPAYDLVAQAWSGQMAVTGAPGGEPVKFGVGLLDLLAGLEAAVAALAGLAARERGRRHPDPGRTAVPPASVSLVEAAVAGLTNVLGYHLATGEEPRRWGTGHPDIVPYQVFAARDGHVVVAVGNDAQFARLCALLGVEPEAAWATNPGRVPRRAEVLAVLAPRIAEWHRDELLAAMTAADVPGSPVHSVGEAVAAMRQVEPDWITSVDGVQLPASPIRIEGVQLPVRRPPPRLGEHTDEILTQAGFSAGEIAALRASGIVA